One stretch of Macrotis lagotis isolate mMagLag1 chromosome 7, bilby.v1.9.chrom.fasta, whole genome shotgun sequence DNA includes these proteins:
- the LOC141493015 gene encoding uncharacterized protein LOC141493015 isoform X1, whose translation MIKFLGSIKKKVQLSSFSFSNRNERRSSSSIKTAENNGSTPTPPDSPRYHIRFKDLGKLHKAAFLGDLAKVQHHLQFQKHDLNKRDKEHSLLFYYRTPLHLACANGYPDVVSLLVERKCKLNICDNENRTPLIKAVQCQQEECATILLENKAEPNLTDIKKNTALHYAALGHNVSLVNKLIEHKANIEAQNKDGHTPLLLAITENNPKMVATLLTNGADVNASDKLQRTALMLAVGGEPIGIVNLLLQHDIDLSCQDIYGLTAEEYATCSGYSIHHELISQYKIQKNLKKKNFFPEMSCPERFSSFKFS comes from the exons ATGATAAAGTTTCTTGGGTCCATCAAAAAGAAGGTCCAGctgtcctctttctctttttccaaccGAAATGAGagaaggagcagcagcagcatcaagACCGCTGAGAATAACGGCTCGACCCCCACGCCCCCAGACTCGCCCCGCTACCACATCCGATTCAAGGACTTAGGCAAACTGCATAAAGCAGCCTTCCTTGGGGACCTGGCGAAGGTGCAGCACCACCTGCAGTTCCAGAAACATGACCTGAATAAGAGAGATAAAGAGCACAG TCTGCTATTTTATTATAGAACACCTTTGCACCTGGCTTGCGCCAATGGTTATCCAGATGTTGTGTCCCTTTTAGTggagagaaaatgcaaattaaatatctGTGATAATGAAAATAGAACTCCTTTGATTAAG GCAGTACAATGTCAGCAGGAAGAATGTGCAACTATTCTTCTAGAAAATAAAGCAGAACCCAATCTTACAGATATCAAGAAAAATACTGCCCTTCACTATGCTGCTCTTGGGCATAATGTGTCATTAGTGAATAAATTGATTGAACATAAAGCCAACATTGAAGCACAAAATAAG gATGGGCACACACCACTTTTACTTGCTATTACTGAAAATAACCCAAAAATGGTGGCCACTCTCTTGACAAATGGAGCAGATGTGAATGCTTCAGATAAGCTACAGAG AACAGCCCTTATGCTTGCTGTTGGTGGTGAACCAATTGGAATAGTCAATCTTCTCCTACAACATGATATTGACCTCTCTTGCCAAGATATTTATGGATTGACGGCTGAAGAATATGCTACTTGTAGTGGTTATTCAAT tcATCATGAACTAATTTCTCAATATAAAATTCAGAagaatcttaagaaaaaaaatttttttcctgaaatgagtTGTCCAGAGaggttttcttcatttaaattttcttaa
- the LOC141493015 gene encoding uncharacterized protein LOC141493015 isoform X2 has translation MIKFLGSIKKKVQLSSFSFSNRNERRSSSSIKTAENNGSTPTPPDSPRYHIRFKDLGKLHKAAFLGDLAKVQHHLQFQKHDLNKRDKEHSLLFYYRTPLHLACANGYPDVVSLLVERKCKLNICDNENRTPLIKAVQCQQEECATILLENKAEPNLTDIKKNTALHYAALGHNVSLVNKLIEHKANIEAQNKDGHTPLLLAITENNPKMVATLLTNGADVNASDKLQRTALMLAVGGEPIGIVNLLLQHDIDLSCQDIYGLTAEEYATCSGYSIILSKYGQLTIFLRPAHSLYPRGRVCVPKDGNQL, from the exons ATGATAAAGTTTCTTGGGTCCATCAAAAAGAAGGTCCAGctgtcctctttctctttttccaaccGAAATGAGagaaggagcagcagcagcatcaagACCGCTGAGAATAACGGCTCGACCCCCACGCCCCCAGACTCGCCCCGCTACCACATCCGATTCAAGGACTTAGGCAAACTGCATAAAGCAGCCTTCCTTGGGGACCTGGCGAAGGTGCAGCACCACCTGCAGTTCCAGAAACATGACCTGAATAAGAGAGATAAAGAGCACAG TCTGCTATTTTATTATAGAACACCTTTGCACCTGGCTTGCGCCAATGGTTATCCAGATGTTGTGTCCCTTTTAGTggagagaaaatgcaaattaaatatctGTGATAATGAAAATAGAACTCCTTTGATTAAG GCAGTACAATGTCAGCAGGAAGAATGTGCAACTATTCTTCTAGAAAATAAAGCAGAACCCAATCTTACAGATATCAAGAAAAATACTGCCCTTCACTATGCTGCTCTTGGGCATAATGTGTCATTAGTGAATAAATTGATTGAACATAAAGCCAACATTGAAGCACAAAATAAG gATGGGCACACACCACTTTTACTTGCTATTACTGAAAATAACCCAAAAATGGTGGCCACTCTCTTGACAAATGGAGCAGATGTGAATGCTTCAGATAAGCTACAGAG AACAGCCCTTATGCTTGCTGTTGGTGGTGAACCAATTGGAATAGTCAATCTTCTCCTACAACATGATATTGACCTCTCTTGCCAAGATATTTATGGATTGACGGCTGAAGAATATGCTACTTGTAGTGGTTATTCAAT CATTTTATCAAAGTATGGACAGTTGACAATCTTTCTTAGACCAGCTCACAGTTTATATCCTCGTGGAAGAGTATGTGTTCCTAAGGATGGCAATCAACTCTAA
- the LOC141493015 gene encoding uncharacterized protein LOC141493015 isoform X3, with product MIKFLGSIKKKVQLSSFSFSNRNERRSSSSIKTAENNGSTPTPPDSPRYHIRFKDLGKLHKAAFLGDLAKVQHHLQFQKHDLNKRDKEHRTPLHLACANGYPDVVSLLVERKCKLNICDNENRTPLIKAVQCQQEECATILLENKAEPNLTDIKKNTALHYAALGHNVSLVNKLIEHKANIEAQNKDGHTPLLLAITENNPKMVATLLTNGADVNASDKLQRTALMLAVGGEPIGIVNLLLQHDIDLSCQDIYGLTAEEYATCSGYSIHHELISQYKIQKNLKKKNFFPEMSCPERFSSFKFS from the exons ATGATAAAGTTTCTTGGGTCCATCAAAAAGAAGGTCCAGctgtcctctttctctttttccaaccGAAATGAGagaaggagcagcagcagcatcaagACCGCTGAGAATAACGGCTCGACCCCCACGCCCCCAGACTCGCCCCGCTACCACATCCGATTCAAGGACTTAGGCAAACTGCATAAAGCAGCCTTCCTTGGGGACCTGGCGAAGGTGCAGCACCACCTGCAGTTCCAGAAACATGACCTGAATAAGAGAGATAAAGAGCACAG AACACCTTTGCACCTGGCTTGCGCCAATGGTTATCCAGATGTTGTGTCCCTTTTAGTggagagaaaatgcaaattaaatatctGTGATAATGAAAATAGAACTCCTTTGATTAAG GCAGTACAATGTCAGCAGGAAGAATGTGCAACTATTCTTCTAGAAAATAAAGCAGAACCCAATCTTACAGATATCAAGAAAAATACTGCCCTTCACTATGCTGCTCTTGGGCATAATGTGTCATTAGTGAATAAATTGATTGAACATAAAGCCAACATTGAAGCACAAAATAAG gATGGGCACACACCACTTTTACTTGCTATTACTGAAAATAACCCAAAAATGGTGGCCACTCTCTTGACAAATGGAGCAGATGTGAATGCTTCAGATAAGCTACAGAG AACAGCCCTTATGCTTGCTGTTGGTGGTGAACCAATTGGAATAGTCAATCTTCTCCTACAACATGATATTGACCTCTCTTGCCAAGATATTTATGGATTGACGGCTGAAGAATATGCTACTTGTAGTGGTTATTCAAT tcATCATGAACTAATTTCTCAATATAAAATTCAGAagaatcttaagaaaaaaaatttttttcctgaaatgagtTGTCCAGAGaggttttcttcatttaaattttcttaa